A window from Manis javanica isolate MJ-LG chromosome 10, MJ_LKY, whole genome shotgun sequence encodes these proteins:
- the TDG gene encoding G/T mismatch-specific thymine DNA glycosylase isoform X2, with protein MEAENAGSYSLQQTQAFCTFPFQQMMAEAPNMVVMNEQQMPREVPDPAPLQEPIQETPKRKRKPRTMEPKKPVEPKKPTEAKKSGKSTKSKEKQEKITDTFKVKRKVDRFNGVSEAELLTKTLPDILTFNLDIVIIGINPGLMAAYKGHHYPGPGNHFWKCLFMSGLSEVQLNHMDDHTLPGKYGIGFTNMVERTTPGSKDLSSKEFREGGRILVQKLQKYQPRIAVFNGKCIYEIFSKEVFGVKVKNLEFGLQPHKIPDTETLCYVMPSSSARCAQFPRAQDKVHYYIKLKDLRDQLKGIERNTDVQEVQYTFDLQLAQEDAKKMAVKEEKYDPGYEAAYGGSYAENLCNSEPCSFSSNGLTDSGESTLSDIPNGQWMTQSFTDQLPSFSNHCGTQEQEEGNHA; from the exons CTATTCCCTTCAGCAAACTCAAGCTTTTTGTACATTTCCATTTCAACAAATGATGGCTGAAGCTCCTAATATGGTGGTTATGAATGAACAGCAAATGCCAAGAGAAGTTCCAGACCCAGCTCCTCTTCAGGAACCCATACAAG AGaccccaaaaaggaaaagaaaacccagaacAATGGAACCAAAGAAACCAGTGGAACCCAAAAAACCCACCGAGGCCAAAAAATCTGGCAAGTCCACAAAAtcgaaagaaaagcaagaaaaaattacagatacatttaaagtgaaaagaaaagtaGACCGTTTTAATGGTGTTTCAGAGGCTGAACTTTTGACCAAGACTCTCCCGGACATTTTGACCTTCAATCTGGACATTGTGATT ATTGGCATAAACCCAGGACTGATGGCTGCTTACAAAGGGCATCATTACCCTGGACCTGGAAACCATTTTT GGAAGTGCCTGTTTATGTCAGGGCTGAGTGAGGTCCAACTGAACCATATGGATGATCACACTTTACCAGGAAAGTATGGTATTGGATTTACTAATATGGTGGAAAGGACAACACCAGGCAGCAAGGATCTTTCCAG tAAAGAATTTCGTGAAGGAGGACGTATTCTAGTGCAGAAATTACAGAAATATCAACCACGAATAGCAGTGTTTAATGGAAAAT gtATTTATGAAATTTTTAGTAAAGAAGTTTTTGGAGTAAAGGTTAAGAACTTAGAATTTGGGCTTCAGCCCCACAAGATCCCAGACACAGAAACT CTCTGCTATGTTATGCCATCATCCAGTGCAAGATGTGCTCAGTTTCCTCGAGCCCAGGACAAAGTTCAttactacattaagctgaaagaCTTAAGAGATCAATTGAAAGGCATTGAACGAAACACAGACGTTCAAGAGGTGCAATATACATTTGATCTACAGCTAGCCCAAG AGGATGCAAAGAAGATGGctgttaaggaagaaaaatatgatcCAGGTTATGAAGCAGCATATGGAGGTTCTTATGCTGAAAATCTGTGCAATAGTGAACCTTGCAGCTTCTCTTCAAATGGCCTAA CTGACAGTGGAGAATCAACTTTGAGTGACATTCCAAATGGGCAGTGGATGACCCAGTCATTTACAGACCAGCTTCCTTCCTTCAGTAACCATTGTGGGACACAAGaacaggaagaaggaaaccaTGCTTAA
- the TDG gene encoding G/T mismatch-specific thymine DNA glycosylase isoform X1: protein MEAENAGSYSLQQTQAFCTFPFQQMMAEAPNMVVMNEQQMPREVPDPAPLQEPIQETPKRKRKPRTMEPKKPVEPKKPTEAKKSGKSTKSKEKQEKITDTFKVKRKVDRFNGVSEAELLTKTLPDILTFNLDIVIIGINPGLMAAYKGHHYPGPGNHFWKCLFMSGLSEVQLNHMDDHTLPGKYGIGFTNMVERTTPGSKDLSSKEFREGGRILVQKLQKYQPRIAVFNGKCIYEIFSKEVFGVKVKNLEFGLQPHKIPDTETLCYVMPSSSARCAQFPRAQDKVHYYIKLKDLRDQLKGIERNTDVQEVQYTFDLQLAQEDAKKMAVKEEKYDPGYEAAYGGSYAENLCNSEPCSFSSNGLTADSGESTLSDIPNGQWMTQSFTDQLPSFSNHCGTQEQEEGNHA from the exons CTATTCCCTTCAGCAAACTCAAGCTTTTTGTACATTTCCATTTCAACAAATGATGGCTGAAGCTCCTAATATGGTGGTTATGAATGAACAGCAAATGCCAAGAGAAGTTCCAGACCCAGCTCCTCTTCAGGAACCCATACAAG AGaccccaaaaaggaaaagaaaacccagaacAATGGAACCAAAGAAACCAGTGGAACCCAAAAAACCCACCGAGGCCAAAAAATCTGGCAAGTCCACAAAAtcgaaagaaaagcaagaaaaaattacagatacatttaaagtgaaaagaaaagtaGACCGTTTTAATGGTGTTTCAGAGGCTGAACTTTTGACCAAGACTCTCCCGGACATTTTGACCTTCAATCTGGACATTGTGATT ATTGGCATAAACCCAGGACTGATGGCTGCTTACAAAGGGCATCATTACCCTGGACCTGGAAACCATTTTT GGAAGTGCCTGTTTATGTCAGGGCTGAGTGAGGTCCAACTGAACCATATGGATGATCACACTTTACCAGGAAAGTATGGTATTGGATTTACTAATATGGTGGAAAGGACAACACCAGGCAGCAAGGATCTTTCCAG tAAAGAATTTCGTGAAGGAGGACGTATTCTAGTGCAGAAATTACAGAAATATCAACCACGAATAGCAGTGTTTAATGGAAAAT gtATTTATGAAATTTTTAGTAAAGAAGTTTTTGGAGTAAAGGTTAAGAACTTAGAATTTGGGCTTCAGCCCCACAAGATCCCAGACACAGAAACT CTCTGCTATGTTATGCCATCATCCAGTGCAAGATGTGCTCAGTTTCCTCGAGCCCAGGACAAAGTTCAttactacattaagctgaaagaCTTAAGAGATCAATTGAAAGGCATTGAACGAAACACAGACGTTCAAGAGGTGCAATATACATTTGATCTACAGCTAGCCCAAG AGGATGCAAAGAAGATGGctgttaaggaagaaaaatatgatcCAGGTTATGAAGCAGCATATGGAGGTTCTTATGCTGAAAATCTGTGCAATAGTGAACCTTGCAGCTTCTCTTCAAATGGCCTAA CAGCTGACAGTGGAGAATCAACTTTGAGTGACATTCCAAATGGGCAGTGGATGACCCAGTCATTTACAGACCAGCTTCCTTCCTTCAGTAACCATTGTGGGACACAAGaacaggaagaaggaaaccaTGCTTAA
- the GLT8D2 gene encoding glycosyltransferase 8 domain-containing protein 2 isoform X2: protein MLILMLPDDDSETPEEMEDEIPVVICAAAGRMGAAMAAINSVYSNTDANILFYVVGLRNTLSRIRKWIEHSKLREINFKIVEFNPMVLTGKIRPDSSRPELLQPLNFVRFYLPLLIHQHEKVIYLDDDVIVQGDIQELYDTTLALGHAAAFSDDCDLPSAQDIDRLVGLQNTYMGYLDYRKKTIKDLGISPSTCSFNPGVIVANMTEWKHQRITKQLEKWMQKNVEENLYSSSLGGGVATSPMLIVFHGKYSTINPLWHIRHLGWNPDTRYSEHFLQEAKLLHWNGRHKPWDFPSVHNDLWESWFVPDPAGIFKLNHHNS from the exons ATGCTGATTTTGATGCTTCCAGATGATGACTCTGAGACTCCTGAGGAAATGGAGGATGAGATTCCTGTGGTGATCTGTGCAGCGGCAGGGAGAATGGGTGCTGCCATGGCGGCCATCAACAGCGTCTACAGCAACACCGACGCCAACATTTTGTTCTATGTAGTCGGACTCCGCAACACTCTGTCTCGAATACG AAAATGGATTGAACATTCCAaactgagagaaataaactttaaaattgtGGAATTCAACCCTATGGTCCTGACTGGGAAGATCAGACCAGACTCATCGAGACCGGAGTTGCTCCAGCCT CTGAACTTTGTTCGATTTTATCTCCCTCTGCTTATCCACCAACACGAGAAAGTCATCTATTTGGATGATGACGTAATTGTACAAG GTGATATCCAAGAACTGTATGACACCACGTTGGCCCTGGGCCATGCTGCAGCTTTTTCAGATGACTGCGACTTGCCCTCAGCTCAGGACATAGACAGACTCGTGGGGCTACAG AATACATATATGGGCTATCTGGACTACCGGAAGAAGACTATAAAAGACCTTGGCATAAGCCCCAGCACTTGCTCTTTCAATCCTGGTGTGATTGTGGCCAACATGACAGAATGGAAGCACCAGCGTATCACCAAACAATTGGAGAAATGGATGCAAAAAAATGTGGA GGAAAATCTCTACAGCAGCTCCCTGGGAGGAGGGGTGGCCACGTCCCCAATGCTAATTGTGTTTCATGGGAAATACTCCACAATCAACCCCCTGTGGCACATACGGCACCTGG GCTGGAATCCAGATACCAGATATTCGGAGCATTTTCTACAGGAAGCAAAATTACTGCACTGGAATGGAAGACATAAACCGTGGGACTTCCCTAGTGTTCACAACGACTTATGGGAAAGCTGGTTTGTTCCTGACCCTGCAGGAATATTTAAACTCAATCACCACAATAGCTGA